A stretch of the Aphis gossypii isolate Hap1 chromosome 2, ASM2018417v2, whole genome shotgun sequence genome encodes the following:
- the LOC114129884 gene encoding uncharacterized protein LOC114129884, whose product MDLTIVDDPITYLCNASRSFALLNNCVCYSLCYLYVYYGRQYFQNYNLQLNTDFINSLTLFFKNVNTAEKMYFLLSTCLLVLMILMIFANHKFRSKFKPNVFTIKLWLIVHGVVFYFVLVSFIIPSITTITKKYDVLLVGIITDAILAYEMYVVKCLYNEVRLQNMSVFDLINFTSMRHSAQSTYQSSHLAAIYSTMALIMWYFLWIFFILRKRMNPKPPNNMSIQDRTSNTGNKDYTSVYCT is encoded by the exons atggactTGACGATAGTGGATGATCCAATAACGTACCTGTGCAATGCGTCCAGAAGTTTCGCTCTTTTGAATAAC tGCGTGTGTTACAGTCTCTGTTACCTCTATGTATATTACGGTAGACAGTATTTTCAGAATTACAACCTCCAATTAAACACag attTCATTAACAGTCTGACACTATTCTTCAAGAACGTGAATACAGcagaaaaaatgtactttttgCTTTCCACGTGTTTGTTGGTGTTGatgatattaatgatttttgccAATCATAAATTCAgatctaaatttaaa cCCAACGTATTCACGATCAAGCTATGGTTAATAGTACACGGAgtggttttttatttcgttCTCGTCTCTTTCATTATACCGTCAATAACTACGATAACGAAGAAGTACGATGTGTTGCTGGTTGGAATTATAACCGACG cgATTTTAGCTTATGAAATGTATGTGGTCAAATGTCTGTACAATGAAGTACGTCTTCAGAACATGTCCGTTTTTGATCTGATCAACTTCACTTCTATGCGACACTCGGCACAGTCCACATATCAAAGTTCTCATTTAGCGGCGATTTATTCGACCATGGCGCTTATTATGTGGTACTTTTTgtggatattttttatactcagAAAACGGATGAATCCCAAGCCACCGAATAATATGTCCATACAGGATAGAACATCAAATACTGGGAATAAGGATTATACAAGTGTATACTGtacatag
- the LOC114129883 gene encoding uncharacterized protein LOC114129883 isoform X2: MFSGLHQRPVRCSNNFHTGLYDFYRYNTRTEQVINDFIIFSYLFLITVFVNVNYYLKESTYDHKVHKIYQWLAINTIFLVFHLLAITYITIKTYYPIILYYSIPICIIHLCQIYVVKSFYDDELLIISRSLPTASSESSAVARQNNVAVVNQNSSNGSVNVTLSASPAPNSIYQAQNVPPPQEQQEAGWPHRNGVALPVQVAPPIYPQLHHSQNGTEPHFQNPMSMQAGPSSVEVQYPQEYYNPPPYLPHYNQHSGIHSVRKI; this comes from the exons ATGTTTTCTGGGCTGCACCAACGTCCGGTACGGTGCTCGAATAATTTCCATACTGGACttt ATGATTTTTATCGTTACAACACACGCACAGAACAAGTAATAAACGATTTTATCAtattcagttatttatttctaataactgTGTTCGTTAacgtgaattattatttgaaggaATCAACATATGAc caCAAAGTTCATAAAATCTATCAGTGGTTAGCGATCAACACGATATTCCTTGTGTTTCACTTACTGGCCATTACTTACATCACTATCAAAACTTACTAtccaataatactttattattcaatacctatatgca TCATCCACCTCTGCCAGATATACGtggtaaaaagtttttacGACGACGAACTCCTCATAATTTCTCGATCGTTACCCACGGCGTCATCAGAGTCATCGGCTGTCGCGCGCCAAAACAACGTGGCGGTCGTAAATCAAAACTCGTCCAACGGTTCCGTTAACGTTACGCTCAGCGCGTCGCCCGCGCCAAATTCTATTTATCAAGCCCAAAACGTACCACCACCACAAGAACAACAGGAAGCTGGATGGCCACACCGCAACGGTGTAGCGCTTCCGGTCCAGGTTGCGCCTCCTATCTACCCTCAACTGCATCACAGTCAAAATGGCACCGAACCGCACTTTCAA aatCCAATGTCAATGCAGGCTGGACCCTCTTCTGTAGAGGTGCAATACCctcaagaatattataacCCTCCACCGTATTTACCGCATTACAATCAACACTCAGGAATACATTCCGTGAGAAAAATTTAG
- the LOC114129883 gene encoding uncharacterized protein LOC114129883 isoform X1 codes for MTSTKCFLGCTNVRYGARIISILDFWICVILLIKCLMLLNPFYDDFYRYNTRTEQVINDFIIFSYLFLITVFVNVNYYLKESTYDHKVHKIYQWLAINTIFLVFHLLAITYITIKTYYPIILYYSIPICIIHLCQIYVVKSFYDDELLIISRSLPTASSESSAVARQNNVAVVNQNSSNGSVNVTLSASPAPNSIYQAQNVPPPQEQQEAGWPHRNGVALPVQVAPPIYPQLHHSQNGTEPHFQNPMSMQAGPSSVEVQYPQEYYNPPPYLPHYNQHSGIHSVRKI; via the exons ATGACGTCTACCAAATGTTTTCTGGGCTGCACCAACGTCCGGTACGGTGCTCGAATAATTTCCATACTGGACttt tgGATTTGTGTGATACTTCTGATAAAATGccttatgttattaaatccaTTCTACG ATGATTTTTATCGTTACAACACACGCACAGAACAAGTAATAAACGATTTTATCAtattcagttatttatttctaataactgTGTTCGTTAacgtgaattattatttgaaggaATCAACATATGAc caCAAAGTTCATAAAATCTATCAGTGGTTAGCGATCAACACGATATTCCTTGTGTTTCACTTACTGGCCATTACTTACATCACTATCAAAACTTACTAtccaataatactttattattcaatacctatatgca TCATCCACCTCTGCCAGATATACGtggtaaaaagtttttacGACGACGAACTCCTCATAATTTCTCGATCGTTACCCACGGCGTCATCAGAGTCATCGGCTGTCGCGCGCCAAAACAACGTGGCGGTCGTAAATCAAAACTCGTCCAACGGTTCCGTTAACGTTACGCTCAGCGCGTCGCCCGCGCCAAATTCTATTTATCAAGCCCAAAACGTACCACCACCACAAGAACAACAGGAAGCTGGATGGCCACACCGCAACGGTGTAGCGCTTCCGGTCCAGGTTGCGCCTCCTATCTACCCTCAACTGCATCACAGTCAAAATGGCACCGAACCGCACTTTCAA aatCCAATGTCAATGCAGGCTGGACCCTCTTCTGTAGAGGTGCAATACCctcaagaatattataacCCTCCACCGTATTTACCGCATTACAATCAACACTCAGGAATACATTCCGTGAGAAAAATTTAG